The stretch of DNA GATCGCGCTGGCCGCGCCGACGGCGCAGGCCGACCCCCCGGGCATCGTGGTATCCGGACAGGCCGGCGTGCGGGTGTGGGTGGACGGCGGGGATATCTTCCCGGCGTACAACGACGTCTCCATCTACCTGCGGGCGGACCGCGACTGCTACGCGACCCTGCTGCTGGTGGACACGGACGGCTATCTGCACGTGCTCTACCCCTCGTCGCCGTACGATCGCGTGTGGCTGCGCGGTGGCCGCACCTATCGCTACAACGCGTGCGACGTGGGTCTCGACCGGCTGGACGGCGTGGGTATTGCGCACCTGTATGCGGTCGGAAGCCCGGTGCCGTTCGACTACTCCTACTATGGCGCGTCGGTGTTCGTGGGCGGGTTTGGATTCCGCGTCTACGGGGATCCGTATGTGGCCTGCCGCGACTTCTACGTGTCGCTGCTGCCGGCATCGTGCCGCTGGGACTTCGTGACCGTGGGTTGCGCGCGCTTCTACGTGCGCCAGTGGGTGCGCTACCCGGCGTACCTGTGCTCGGCCTACGGTGGCGTGCACGTGCGCATCGGTGACAACTGCCGCCAGTGTGCCGGCGTGTACGACTCGTACCGCTGCAACGTGGCGGATCCGTACCAGGCGCTGCGGCCGGCGCCCGCGAAGTTCAAGAGCGTGTACACGACGAGCCGCGGACCGGCCCCGAGCGGCCGTGTTACCGAAGCGCGGGCCAGGTCGGTGCAGCGCACCGTCGAGCCGCGGCCGGTGAAGAGTGTCGAGCGGGTGAAGGTCGTGTCGACCAGCGGGTCGCGCGCGGCCGAGCGCACCCCGGTGAAGATCAGTGAACGCAAGGTCAAGGGTACGTCCGCGAAGCCGGGCGCCGACAACGCGCGCAGCGCGCGCGGGACGACAGCCGTCAAGACGACGAAAACCGTCACGAAGGCCAAGTCCAGCACCGCTTCTGGACAGAAGAAGGGAGCCGCGAAACGGGTTCGCCAGGCTCGCTAAGACAGGGTTTGGTTGGCTGGTAGCGTCGAGTAGGCTGGTTAGGAAGCCGACCAGGTAAGGGGGAGTTGCGCCGGAGTAAGCGTCGATCAGGGGCGGCGAATTACGGGCGACAACTCCCCCTTTACCGTTGACCCGGCCAAGTATTATGGCTACAGTGGGTTGCGTTCCGAGTCCCCCCGCAATTGCAGGTCGTTCACCACACGAAGAGAAGTCCTTACGTCTTGAGCTTCAGCACCCGTCGTCTTCCGCGCCTCGCAGGCCTGTGCCTGATCGTGTCGGCGCTGGCCGCGTCGCCGTCATCGGGCGGGCGGCAGGTTCCCGCGTACCGGAGCCCCGATCGCCCCGGGCAGATTCGGCCCGTGGCACCGGTCACATCAAACGGCGCACTCAACGTTTATCAACGCGACCGCCTGCGCTCGCTGGTGACGCCCGCCGCTGCCGTACGGGATGACACGCTGCGGGTCCTCGCCTTCCAGGTCCAGTTCCAGGACACCCTCATGGGCGGCCAGCCCGGCAGCAACCGTCCGCTGCGGGACACCACCTGGTTCTCCAACGAACTCGAACACATGGCGCAGTATTTCCGCGGGGCATCGCGCGGGCACCTGCAGGTGGCGTGGACCATCGACGACTCGCTCTACACGCTGCCGCAGAAGATGAGCTACTACGGCTCGGACACCTTCGAAGACCAGCGCGTGGTCGAGCTGGCGCAGACGGTGATCGACCAGGCGGACGCGCGCAACAACTTCGCGGCCTACGATCACGTGTTCATCATTCACGCGGGCGCGGGGCAGGAAACCGACATCGGCGGCGACTCGCCCATCCAGATCTGGTCGAGCTTCTACGACATTGGAGACATCCGCAGCGCACAGGACGACCCCGCCTCGCCGGGCCTTGCCACCGGCGACCAGGTGGCGGGCGACCCGTTCTTCGTGGACAACTTCGCCATCGTGCCGTCGCACGCATCACAGGACTTCGCCACCGTGGGGACACTGGGAATCTGGTCCTTCCAGATTGGCAGCCGGGTGGGGCTGGTGCCGACCTTCGATTCCACCCCGGGTGGTGTTCCGGATTCGCAGGGGGTGGGAGCCTTCTGCCTGATGGGCTACGGGCTGTTCAACGTGAATGGCTTCGTTCCCGGCTTTCCGTGCGCGTTCAACCGCGTGATCGCGGGCTGGCTGGATCCGGTGGTGATCGATGCCGACCCCGCCGCCGCCACCGTGCGCCTCGCGGACATCAATACCGGCGCCGAGACCGACACGCTCTGCATCCGCGTGCCCATCACCGAGGGCGAGTACTACCTGGTGGTCAACCGCGTGCACGACGCCAACTTCGACAGCCTGTTCACCTTCGGCGATGCGGACAGCAACCTCATTCCCAACAACACCGACTCGCTGGAAGGCGCGGAGTTCGATTTCTTTCTCACCGACCTCACCAACCCCTACCTGTACCGCTACAGCCCCGCCTACGGGTTCGACGTGCTGCTGCGCCACACCGGGAGCGGCATCTACATCTGGCACGTGGATGAGCGCGTGGTGAGCGATGCCGTCACGAGCGGCTTCCTGCCCGACGACTACGTTGCGCGCAAGGGGATCGACCTCGAGGAAGCGGACGGCGTGCAGGACCTCGACCGTCTCGGCTCGGCCGCCTTTTCGCTGGGCAGTTACTTCGATTCGTACCGTACCGGCGAGGGCAACGAAACCGTGCTCGGTTCCTCCACCCAGCCCGCCTCGGTGTCCAACTCCGGGGTGGCGACGGGCATCGCCATCGAAACACTCTCTCCGGCCGGAAGCTTCATGCGAGTGAACGTGCAGCGCGAGATTTCGTACACGGAGGTGCGCGCGCGCTGGGACGCGAGCTCACCGTCGCAGCCGGCCAGCGTTGTGGACCTGGATGGCGCGGGTGACGCCGAGATCGTGGTGCTCTCCGACGACGTGGGCGTGTTCGTGTTCAAGCCGGACGGAAGCGAGTGGGTGGACGGCGACGCCAACCCCGCCACCGTCGACCCCTACATCGCCGCGCCGGGTGTGTCGTGGGCGGGGCCGCCCGCGTTCGCGGACCTCGACGGCAATCCCGGCGACGAAATTGTTGCGACCGCGCTCGGCGGGCGTGTGTACGCGTGGACGTACACCGGTTCCGAACTGGTGGATGGGGACGGCGATCCCGGCACGCAGGGGGTTCTCTACCAGGGCCAGCCGATGCTGACGCCGCCCATGCTGGTGGACGTCACCGGTGACGGGCGGCCGGAAGTGGTCATCACCGAGCGCGTCGGCGGCGGGGCGCGCATGAGCTTTGTGGACGCCACCGGAGCGGTGGTCGCGCCGGCTGCGGCCGACATCGCACCGCTGTGGCCGCTCTCATTGCCCGCTCAGCGCGTGAAGGCGCTCGCGCTCTCGCGCGTGACCGACAGCGGAACCGAGACGTTCGGTGTGGTGGCCGCCTGCACCGACACCATCGCGTTGCGCACCTTCGTTGCGTGGACGCCGGCGGCGCGCGCCGGGGCGGCGCTCGCGGCGCCACCGGTGGCGTGGAGCAGCACGCTGGTGAATGGCGGCAAGCCGGCTGACGTCGTGCCCTCAGCGCCCGCGGCGGGCGACGTGGACGGTGACAACGACGACGAGATCGTGGTGGCACTCGCCGACGGGCGCGTGTTCGTACTCGACCCGCTAGGCGCGATGAGTGACGCCCTGTCGAGCCGCCAGACAGGACAGTTGCGCGCAGCTGCTCCGTCGGACCCCGTGCTGGGCGACGTGGACGGCGACGGCGCGCTCGAGATCGCGCTGTGGGATTCCGAGTACATGTATATCCTCAAGTCGAACGCGCGCACGATGATCGAGTGGCCGGTGGTGATCCGTCCCGAGGCCGACGGGGAAGCGCCGGTCATCGATCCGGACCGTCAGATGGAGAGCGCGCTCGTGGCGGACATCGACGGCAACGGCGCCGTTGACGTGCTCTTCCCGCTCGACGACGGCACCCTGGTGGCGGTCGGGGTCTCGGGCGCGAAGGTGCGATCCTTTCCGCGCGTGGGACCGTCGGACATGGGCACGGCGCCGTCGCTGGCCCAGGTGTCAAGCGGCGTGTGGAGTCTGGTGTCGCTGGGTTCCAACGCGCTCTTTGCCGGGCTGGACGCCATCAACGATGAGGTGACGACCGATGACGAGACGGCGTTGTCCATCCAGTCGCTGGACGGTTCGGTGGCCGCCGCGGCCTGGCCGGTTTCGCGCGGGGATCTGGCGCGCACCGGGCGCTCCTCGGGTGGATCCGCACCGGCCACGTCGAGCGCCCCCTACGATGCCGGATCGTTTATCATCTACCCCAACCCGGTCACCGGCGACGAGGTGCACGCCCGGGTAGCGACCAACACCCGTGCCACGGTGCAGTTGTCCGTCTACACGGTGGAAGGCCAGGAGGCGCTCACGAGGTCGTTCGAGGTCAATCCGAACGGTCTGCCGGACACGCCCTTCGACGAAGTGATCAACGTGGCCGCGCTCAAGAGCGGTGTCTACCTGCTTCGCCTCAAGATCGACGGCGACAGCGGTAGTGGATCGCTGGTCAAGACGTTCGCGATCCGGCGTTGAAGCGAGTGCGGACGAGTCAAGGAGTCATGAACATGCGCTGGCAACACATTCTGATATCCGCCCTCATTGTGGCCATGCCCGCGGCGGGGCGCGCGGCCGACCCTGGTTCGGCGGGGGCGCTGTTTCTGCGCATCGGCGTGGGCGCGCGCGCGTCGGCCATGGGTGAGGCCTACACCGCGGTGGCGGAAGACGCGTCCTCCGTGTTCTGGAACCCGGGCGCAATGGCGCCGGTGCTGGGGACGAAGGTCACGCTGGCGCACGTGGAGTATTTCCAGACCATCCGTCTGGAGCAGGCTGCGGTGACCCACGAAACCGAGTTCGGCACGCTGGGTTTTCTGTTCACCGGCATGTTCATGGACGACATGGACCGTTATGACGTCGACCCCAGTGCGGTGCCGCTGGGCACCTTCGGCGCCTACGACATGTCGTTTGCGGTGGCGTACGCGCGTTACATCGTACCCAATACGTCAATCGGGGTCTCGCTCAAGTCTGTCTACCAGCGCATCGACGAGCTGTCCGCCACCGGCTTCGCGGTGGACGCGGGCATCTACCACACCTCCAAGATCCGCGGTGTCAAGCTGGCGGCGGTGGCCGGCAACCTGGGCACGCCGATGAACTTCGATACCGAGGAGTACGCGCTGCCGCGCTACGTCAAGGTGGGGGCCAGCTACGAGCGTGAAGTGGCGAGTATCGAGGGGCGGGTGCTGTTCACCTTCGACGCCATGTTCCCCAACGACGACGACTGGCGCCAGCACATCGGCGCCGAGTATTCGTATCGCAGGCTGCTGGCGCTGCGCGCGGGCTACAAGGCGGGCTACGATTCGCAGGGGGCTACGTTCGGCTTCGGCGTCAACTATCGCGAGCTGTCGCTGGACTACGCGTTCCTGCCCATCGGCAACGACCTCGGCGACAACCACCGCTTCGGGCTCGGGTTCAACTTCTAGTCGTCTCGAGCCGCAGCCTTCCGTTGCTGAGCCTTCCGTACGTGAAGTGCTCCAGCCAGTCTCCCACGATCATGAACTCGTGGCCGTCGCGCGTCACGTGCATGGGGTAGTGCACGTGTCCCATCACGAAGGCATCATTCCCGCGCGCAAAGAAACTCTGCCAGGCATGCCCCTCCACCGCGCGCGCGCGCTTCTCCTGGGGAACACTGAAATACTGGCGGCTGCCGTGGGCGACGCCGCGCGCAATCGCGTCCAACAGGTCGGGGTGAATCCAGCGCGACGCGCCGATCACCGCGCGGTTGCGGATGACGCTCTTGAGCATCTTGTAGCCGTAGTCGCGGGGCATCACCAGGTCGCCGTGGGCCAGCACCAGCTTGCGGCCCTGCGCCGCGATGCGGATCTCCTCGTGGTGGACGGTGATGCCGAGGTCGTGCGTGAAGAAGCTGCCCACCCAGTGGTCGTGGTTGCCGCCCAGGAAGTGCACGTCGACCCTGCGCCCCCGGCAGCGGTCCAGGGCCTCGTAGATGTCCAGGTAGCGGCGGCTCACCACCGAACGGTACTCGAAGTAGAAGTCGAAGATGTCGCCCAGCAGAACCAGAAAGGTCCCCGGGGCGAGCGAGTCGAGGAAGCGCAGGAAGCGATCGCGCCGTTCGGCCTCCCCGGGGAGGTCCCGGTCGCGGAAATGCGTATCCGCCACCACCCTGATATCGGTGGCGGCGACGGGCCGGAAATCGATGGGGCCGTTGCGCATAGCAGCTTGCCGGCGCGCTCCGGGCCGGCCCCGGGGATCGCGGCGGACAGGCGGACATGATGACCCAACGCGGGCGGGCTGACAACCTCTTTGATCATAGCCGTTTGCACAGAGGAACTCCGCACCCCTCCACCGCGTACAAAGGGGGTGACCAAGAGGCGGGTGTCCGGGCCGCGTGGCCCGAAACTTGTTACAAAGTAAGCTGGTTGCCCGCGCCGGCGGAGTGGGGACGGGGAAAGTAAGAGGTTGACACGGCGCCGATTCCGGGGTAGACTTTGGGTGCACTGGTCGAGAGTGCATCAAACCTTCGAGAATCTGCTCTTCAGCCAAGACCCCCTGCCACAGCTCCGGGTTGGACGACCGACATCGTCCGCGAACAACGAATGTCCGCGCCGCGGGGAACCGCGTGCGGCGGGACGGCGCGCCGGGTGGCTGCGCCGCAAACCACGGGAGACGACAAGAACGATGAATCTCAACTCCTTCGCACGTGTAGTGGGCCTTTCTGTGGGCATGGTGGCGGTCGCGGCGGGCGCGACGCCGGTGGCGGCGGCGCCGGCCGATCGCAGCGCGACGGTGCGCGCTGACGGTTCTTCGGTGTTCGCGGACGTGGCTGAAAAGGTTCGCCCGGCGGTGGTATTCATCAGAACCGAACGCGCCTTCCGGTCCGAGCGCGGGCAGCAGAACGAAGCCCCCTTCGACTTCTTCCGCGAGTTCTTCCCGGACGGTGAGCAACGCCAGCGCAACCGGCGCGTGCCGGGCGGCGGGTCCGGTTTCGTATTTGACGACGAGGGACGGATCCTGACCAACTACCACGTGATCCGCGATGCCGACAAGATCACGGTCATGCTCGATCACAACGATGACGACGACAGCGTGGGCGAGGAGTACGAGGCGCGCGTGGTTGGCTTCGACCGCCACACCGACATCGCGATC from Candidatus Krumholzibacteriia bacterium encodes:
- a CDS encoding T9SS type A sorting domain-containing protein, with amino-acid sequence MSFSTRRLPRLAGLCLIVSALAASPSSGGRQVPAYRSPDRPGQIRPVAPVTSNGALNVYQRDRLRSLVTPAAAVRDDTLRVLAFQVQFQDTLMGGQPGSNRPLRDTTWFSNELEHMAQYFRGASRGHLQVAWTIDDSLYTLPQKMSYYGSDTFEDQRVVELAQTVIDQADARNNFAAYDHVFIIHAGAGQETDIGGDSPIQIWSSFYDIGDIRSAQDDPASPGLATGDQVAGDPFFVDNFAIVPSHASQDFATVGTLGIWSFQIGSRVGLVPTFDSTPGGVPDSQGVGAFCLMGYGLFNVNGFVPGFPCAFNRVIAGWLDPVVIDADPAAATVRLADINTGAETDTLCIRVPITEGEYYLVVNRVHDANFDSLFTFGDADSNLIPNNTDSLEGAEFDFFLTDLTNPYLYRYSPAYGFDVLLRHTGSGIYIWHVDERVVSDAVTSGFLPDDYVARKGIDLEEADGVQDLDRLGSAAFSLGSYFDSYRTGEGNETVLGSSTQPASVSNSGVATGIAIETLSPAGSFMRVNVQREISYTEVRARWDASSPSQPASVVDLDGAGDAEIVVLSDDVGVFVFKPDGSEWVDGDANPATVDPYIAAPGVSWAGPPAFADLDGNPGDEIVATALGGRVYAWTYTGSELVDGDGDPGTQGVLYQGQPMLTPPMLVDVTGDGRPEVVITERVGGGARMSFVDATGAVVAPAAADIAPLWPLSLPAQRVKALALSRVTDSGTETFGVVAACTDTIALRTFVAWTPAARAGAALAAPPVAWSSTLVNGGKPADVVPSAPAAGDVDGDNDDEIVVALADGRVFVLDPLGAMSDALSSRQTGQLRAAAPSDPVLGDVDGDGALEIALWDSEYMYILKSNARTMIEWPVVIRPEADGEAPVIDPDRQMESALVADIDGNGAVDVLFPLDDGTLVAVGVSGAKVRSFPRVGPSDMGTAPSLAQVSSGVWSLVSLGSNALFAGLDAINDEVTTDDETALSIQSLDGSVAAAAWPVSRGDLARTGRSSGGSAPATSSAPYDAGSFIIYPNPVTGDEVHARVATNTRATVQLSVYTVEGQEALTRSFEVNPNGLPDTPFDEVINVAALKSGVYLLRLKIDGDSGSGSLVKTFAIRR
- a CDS encoding PorV/PorQ family protein, producing MRWQHILISALIVAMPAAGRAADPGSAGALFLRIGVGARASAMGEAYTAVAEDASSVFWNPGAMAPVLGTKVTLAHVEYFQTIRLEQAAVTHETEFGTLGFLFTGMFMDDMDRYDVDPSAVPLGTFGAYDMSFAVAYARYIVPNTSIGVSLKSVYQRIDELSATGFAVDAGIYHTSKIRGVKLAAVAGNLGTPMNFDTEEYALPRYVKVGASYEREVASIEGRVLFTFDAMFPNDDDWRQHIGAEYSYRRLLALRAGYKAGYDSQGATFGFGVNYRELSLDYAFLPIGNDLGDNHRFGLGFNF
- a CDS encoding UDP-2,3-diacylglucosamine diphosphatase, with the protein product MRNGPIDFRPVAATDIRVVADTHFRDRDLPGEAERRDRFLRFLDSLAPGTFLVLLGDIFDFYFEYRSVVSRRYLDIYEALDRCRGRRVDVHFLGGNHDHWVGSFFTHDLGITVHHEEIRIAAQGRKLVLAHGDLVMPRDYGYKMLKSVIRNRAVIGASRWIHPDLLDAIARGVAHGSRQYFSVPQEKRARAVEGHAWQSFFARGNDAFVMGHVHYPMHVTRDGHEFMIVGDWLEHFTYGRLSNGRLRLETTRS
- a CDS encoding DUF4384 domain-containing protein produces the protein MKRTTLNMMIAAIALAAIALAAPTAQADPPGIVVSGQAGVRVWVDGGDIFPAYNDVSIYLRADRDCYATLLLVDTDGYLHVLYPSSPYDRVWLRGGRTYRYNACDVGLDRLDGVGIAHLYAVGSPVPFDYSYYGASVFVGGFGFRVYGDPYVACRDFYVSLLPASCRWDFVTVGCARFYVRQWVRYPAYLCSAYGGVHVRIGDNCRQCAGVYDSYRCNVADPYQALRPAPAKFKSVYTTSRGPAPSGRVTEARARSVQRTVEPRPVKSVERVKVVSTSGSRAAERTPVKISERKVKGTSAKPGADNARSARGTTAVKTTKTVTKAKSSTASGQKKGAAKRVRQAR